The following are encoded together in the Phaseolus vulgaris cultivar G19833 chromosome 9, P. vulgaris v2.0, whole genome shotgun sequence genome:
- the LOC137820049 gene encoding casein kinase 1-like protein 1, translating to MEPRVGNKFRLGRKIGSGSFGEIYLGTNIQNNEEVAVKLENVKTKHPQLLYESKLYRVLQGGTGIPDVRWFGVEGDYNVLVMDLLGPSLEDLFNFCSRKLSLKTVLMLADQMINRVEFVHCKSFLHRDIKPDNFLMGLGRRANQVYCIDFGLAKKYRDSSTHQHIPYRENKNLTGTARYASMNTHLGIEQSRRDDLESLGYVLMYFLRGSLPWQGLKAGTKKQKYERISEKKVSTSIEALCRGYPTEFASYFHYCRSLRFDDRPDYAYLKRIFRDLFIREGFQFDYVFDWTILKYQQSQLAAPPARALGPTAGTSSAMPPAVTNADRQTGEEEGRPPGLISGDSTRRRMSGTVPNSVNISRQKNPVTTDAAFNKEAMLSKPNVLGQSSGSRRGAVSSSRDAFAGSDLDSRTRTSEANPGTVRKISSGRNASYVRNYESAVKGIEGLQLENDKRAHY from the exons ATGGAACCTCGCGTTGGGAATAAGTTTAGGCTTGGCCGTAAGATCGGCAGCGGATCGTTTGGAGAGATCTATTTAG GTACTAACATTCAAAATAACGAAGAGGTTGCGGTTAAGCTT GAAAATGTCAAGACAAAGCATCCTCAGTTGCTATATGAATCCAAGTTGTACAGAGTTCTCCAGGGAGGAA CTGGAATTCCAGATGTTAGATGGTTTGGAGTGGAGGGAGATTACAATGTTCTAGTGATGGATCTGCTTGGACCTAGCCTTGAAGATCTATTTAACTTCTGCAGTAGAAAGCTCTCACTAAAGACAGTTCTCATGCTTGCTGATCAAATG ATCAACCGTGTTGAGTTTGTTCATTGTAAATCTTTTCTACATCGGGATATCAAACCAGATAATTTCCTTATGGGATTGGGAAGGCGGGCAAACCAG GTTTACTGTATTGATTTTGGTTTGGCAAAGAAATATAGGGATAGTTCAACCCATCAACACATTCCATACAG AGAAAATAAGAATTTAACTGGGACTGCTAGATATGCAAGTATGAATACCCACCTTGGCATTG AGCAGAGTCGAAGAGATGATTTGGAGTCTCTAGGTTATGTTTTGATGTATTTCCTGAGGGGAAG TCTCCCTTGGCAAGGACTTAAAGCGGGAACCAAGAAACAGAAATACGAGAGAATCAGTGAAAAAAAGGTTTCTACTTCTATTGAG GCATTGTGTCGAGGTTATCCAACAGAGTTTGCATCATACTTCCATTATTGTCGTTCATTAAGGTTTGATGATAGGCCAGATTATGCTTACCTCAAGAGAATATTTCGTGACCTGTTTATTCGTGAAG GATTCCAATTTGATTATGTGTTTGATTGGACAATCTTGAAGTATCAGCAATCACAGCTAGCCGCGCCTCCTGCACGGGCTCTT GGTCCTACTGCTGGAACTAGTTCTGCAATGCCACCAGCTGTGACTAATGCGGATAGACAAACAG GAGAGGAAGAAGGACGACCTCCAGGTCTGATTTCAGGGGATTCCACAAGGAGAAGAATGTCAGGGACCGTCCCAAACTCTGTAAATATTTCAAGACAGAAAAATCCAGTCACCACGGATGCTGCGTTTAATAAGGAAGCCATG TTATCAAAGCCTAATGTCTTGGGTCAGTCAAGTGGATCAAGGCGAGGTGCTGTTTCTAGTAGCCGCGATGCATTTGCTGGTAGTGATTTGGATTCTCGTACTCGTACTTCTGAGGCTAACCCTGGAACAGTGCGCAAAATATCATCTGGGAGAAATGCATCTTATGTCAGGAACTACGAAAGTGCTGTCAAGGGCATTGAAGGTTTGCAATTGGAAAATGACAAGAGGGCACATTATTAA
- the LOC137821808 gene encoding EPIDERMAL PATTERNING FACTOR-like protein 6 — translation MSTTVKTRRMWYILMASILLSHLVCVKSKPLFLFDASTQQAPFKQSSTVADEQTRIQGLSKHVFDPTQGNERKTTLKSKVKRYQEALRGLNRLGSTPPRCEHKCGGCIPCDPIQIPTNKDLLGAQYANYEPEGWKCKCGNTYFNP, via the exons ATGTCCACAACTGTGAAGACAAGAAGAATGTGGTACATTCTAATGGCTTCAATTCTACTCTCACACTTGGTCTGCGTAAAAAGCAAGCCTTTGTTCCTGTTTGATGCTTCAACTCAACAAG CACCCTTCAAACAGTCTTCCACAGTAGCTGATGAACAAACAAGAATTCAAGGCCTCTCAAAACATGTTTTTGACCCTACACAG GGGAATGAAAGAAAAACTACATTGAAATCAAAGGTCAAAAGGTACCAAGAAGCATTAAGGGGACTGAACAGGCTAGGATCAACACCACCAAGGTGTGAGCACAAATGTGGAGGCTGCATTCCCTGTGATCCTATTCAAATTCCTACCAACAAAGATCTTCTGGGTGCTCAGTATGCCAATTACGAGCCTGAAGGATGGAAGTGCAAATGTGGCAATACTTACTTCAACCCATGA
- the LOC137820400 gene encoding IQ domain-containing protein IQM1-like, whose protein sequence is MGLSLSLLSSAWEEIVRHSLFGLSLNFSFGSKDGAVILRSASFKKRESDTTSVLSKGISGSSKLKDCRPEHMIFEKNLSCIQGMEIMDSGRSEQMQQKPVPVLSLPKEVVFSSPRPVSELDAAATKLQKVYKSYRTRRNLADCAVVVEELWWKALDFAALKRSSVSFFNGEKQETAMSRWARARTRAAKVGKGLSKDDKAQKLALQHWLEAIDPRHRYGHNLHMYYDIWFESQSTQPFFYWLDVGDGKEINLEKCPRAILQRQCIKYLGPKEREEYEVIVKEGKLVYREDGRFVDTDGKSKWIFVLSTTRSLYVGRKQKGSFQHSSFLAGAATTAAGRLVAQQGVLEAIWPYSGHYHPTEENFKEFISFLDEHNVDLSNVKKCAIDDDAPSIVGSTSFSDINESQQMKGPPLPFQSGSAVNNNGITINATTVQKEIEKKVEVPVFDVSKRLTCKWSTGAGPRIGCVRDYPEHLQSRALEQVNLSPRPASARPYTYGPIPSPRPSPKVRMSPRLAYMGLPSPRRSIPTAS, encoded by the exons TTATCACTTTCCTTACTCTCATCAGCCTGGGAAGAAATCGTGAGACATTCTCTCTTTGGTCTGTCTTTGAATTTCAGCTTCGGTTCAAAAGATGGGGCTGTGATTTTGAGATCAGCTAGCTTCAAGAAAAGAGAATCAGACACCACTTCTGTGTTATCAAAGGGTATCTCTGGCTCAAGCAAGTTGAAGGATTGCAGACCCGAGCACATGATCTTTGAAAAAAACCTTTCATGCATTCAAGGAATGGAGATCATGGATTCTGGGAGAAGTGAACAGATGCAACAGAAGCCAGTGCCTGTTCTTTCTCTGCCTAAAGAAGTGGTTTTCTCTTCCCCAAGACCAGTTAGTGAGCTTGATGCTGCCGCAACTAAACTTCAAAAAGTCTACAAGAGTTACCGCACCAGAAGAAACCTTGCAGATTGTGCTGTTGTTGTGGAAGAGCTCTG GTGGAAAGCATTAGACTTTGCTGCTCTTAAAAGGAGTTCTGTTTCATTCTTTAATGGGGAGAAACAAGAAACAGCTATGTCACGGTGGGCGAGAGCAAGGACAAGAGCTGCTAAG GTTGGAAAAGGTTTGTCCAAGGATGATAAGGCTCAAAAGTTGGCCCTGCAACATTGGCTTGAAGCT ATTGACCCACGTCATCGTTATGGACACAATTTGCACATGTATTATGATATTTGGTTTGAAAGCCAAAGCACCCAGCCATTTTTCTACTG GTTGGATGTTGGAGATGGTAAAGAAATTAATCTTGAGAAATGCCCAAGGGCCATCCTGCAACGCCAGTGCATTAAATATCTTGGACCA AAAGAAAGGGAAGAATATGAAGTAATTGTTAAAGAGGGGAAGCTAGTTTACAGAGAGGATGGAAGGTTTGTGGACACTGATGGAAAGTCCAAATGGATATTTGTTCTCAGCACCACAAGGTCCTTGTATGTGGGGCGCAAGCAGAAAGGCTCATTTCAACACTCTAGCTTTCTAGCTGGTGCTGCTACAACAGCTGCAGGAAGATTAGTGGCTCAACAGGGCGTACTTGAG GCTATTTGGCCTTACAGTGGTCACTATCACCCCACAGAAGAGAACTTCAAGGAATTTATAAGCTTTCTTGACGAACACAATGTGGACCTTTCCAATGTGAAG AAATGTGCCATTGATGATGATGCCCCTTCAATTGTAGGGTCCACTTCATTTAGTGACATAAATGAGTCACAGCAAATGAAGGGTCCTCCTCTACCTTTCCAATCAGGGTCAGCAGTGAACAACAATGGCATCACCATTAATGCAACAACAGTTCAGAAAGAGATTGAAAAGAAGGTTGAGGTCCCAGTTTTTGATGTTTCTAAGAGGCTAACATGCAAGTGGTCCACAGGAGCAGGACCAAGGATAGGGTGTGTGCGTGACTACCCTGAACATCTTCAATCAAGGGCCTTGGAGCAAGTTAACCTCTCCCCTAGGCCTGCTTCTGCACGCCCATATACCTATGGCCCAATCCCATCCCCAAGGCCCAGCCCAAAAGTCAGAATGTCTCCAAGGCTTGCTTACATGGGCCTGCCCAGCCCAAGACGCTCAATTCCTACTGCAAGTTAA